A window of the Hordeum vulgare subsp. vulgare chromosome 5H, MorexV3_pseudomolecules_assembly, whole genome shotgun sequence genome harbors these coding sequences:
- the LOC123399272 gene encoding chaperone protein DnaJ-like isoform X2, whose protein sequence is MAMSAQVAAVAAPRLFLPPSRRLNPSPAPPLLRSGSSSLRWTRRASVRVRAGAGGGGERRRESPYEVLGVTPSASPAEIKRAYRRLALKYHPDVNKEANAHQKFVRIKHAYNTLMNSESRPKHAEEEEEFDWLDGSISLSGLGR, encoded by the exons ATGGCGATGTCGGCgcaggtcgccgccgtcgccgccccgcgtctcttcctccctccctcgcgCCGGCTTAATCCGAGTCCGGCGCCTCCTCTCCTCCGCTCCGGCTCCAGCTCCCTCCGGTGGACGCGGCGGGCGAGCGTGAGGGTCCGCGCGGGCGCCGGCGGCGGAGGCGAGCGGAGGAGGGAGTCACCGTACGAGGTGCTCGGCGTGACGCCGTCGGCGTCGCCGGCCGAGATCAAGCGCGCGTACCGGCGCCTGGCGCTCAAGTACCACCCGGACGTCAACAAGGAG GCGAATGCTCATCAGAAGTTTGTGAGGATCAAGCACGCCTACAACACGCTGATGAACTCCGAGAGCCGGCCCAAGCacgccgaggaagaagaggagttcGATTGGCTCG ATGGAAGCATATCACTATCAGGACTCGGACGATGA
- the LOC123399272 gene encoding chaperone protein dnaJ 8, chloroplastic-like isoform X1, which produces MAMSAQVAAVAAPRLFLPPSRRLNPSPAPPLLRSGSSSLRWTRRASVRVRAGAGGGGERRRESPYEVLGVTPSASPAEIKRAYRRLALKYHPDVNKEANAHQKFVRIKHAYNTLMNSESRPKHAEEEEEFDWLAVIIEQMEAYHYQDSDDDLDFEWKPEGWEQVFVYSLLIAILIYVLT; this is translated from the exons ATGGCGATGTCGGCgcaggtcgccgccgtcgccgccccgcgtctcttcctccctccctcgcgCCGGCTTAATCCGAGTCCGGCGCCTCCTCTCCTCCGCTCCGGCTCCAGCTCCCTCCGGTGGACGCGGCGGGCGAGCGTGAGGGTCCGCGCGGGCGCCGGCGGCGGAGGCGAGCGGAGGAGGGAGTCACCGTACGAGGTGCTCGGCGTGACGCCGTCGGCGTCGCCGGCCGAGATCAAGCGCGCGTACCGGCGCCTGGCGCTCAAGTACCACCCGGACGTCAACAAGGAG GCGAATGCTCATCAGAAGTTTGTGAGGATCAAGCACGCCTACAACACGCTGATGAACTCCGAGAGCCGGCCCAAGCacgccgaggaagaagaggagttcGATTGGCTCG CGGTTATCATTGAACAGATGGAAGCATATCACTATCAGGACTCGGACGATGACCTGGACTTCGAGTGGAAACCTGAAGGGTGGGAACAAGTGTTTGTGTATTCTCTACTGATAGCCATTCTTATATACGTTCTCACATAG
- the LOC123453084 gene encoding leucine-rich repeat extensin-like protein 1, which produces MATDASPPPARKSPGPQPASDPPEDDAPPLPAGYIFICSGETRPECFRYRVLGLPRGRLDAVSRIRRGAALFLYDFHAKYLYGPYRADSDGGLALEPAAFQGRYPAQVKFVIDGDFMPIPESSVRSAISENYSRGKFWPELTFTQVEKLRALFRPIALSPVSEAPPPHYVDNRHPTQSAAFLPPSASYPTQPASYVYPPSTYAPPQAAPLVPNNPYPRPDSHLPLTAQYTVPAYYATTTAYPYQAGYQAYGPPPATYHYAQAPPLQYGYAQAQHYVPSSDPYYAANQNDPYRFDAVKAHYQETTSGRAAYGVPHEAAATNLQLVRHYGYAPGSEGATGGTTPQPSAYGAAPAIDSFPGAPATSQAVPLVHAAAAAPAYL; this is translated from the exons ATGGCGACGGACGCCTCCCCCCCTCCGGCGCGCAAGAGCCCGGGGCCTCAGCCGGCGTCGGACCCCCCGGAAGACGACGCcccgccgctgccggcggggtacaTCTTCATCTGCAGCGGCGAGACCAGGCCCGAGTGCTTCAGGTACAGGGTGCTGGGCCTTCCGCGGGGGAGGCTGGACGCCGTCTCCCGGATCAGGCGCGGCGCCGCGCTCTTCCTCTACGACTTCCACGCCAAGTACCTCTACGGGCCCTACCGCGCCGACTCCGACGGCGGCCTCGCCCTCGAGCCCGCCGCCTTCCAGGGCCGCTACCCTGCCCAG GTCAAATTTGTGATTGATGGTGATTTCATGCCTATCCCAGAGAGTAGCGTAAGAAGTGCCATAAGCGAGAATTATTCCCGTGGGAAATTTTGGCCTGAACTTACCTTTACGCAG GTTGAGAAACTGAGAGCATTGTTTCGTCCAATTGCTTTATCGCCAGTGTCAGAGGCACCACCCCCGCATTATGTTGACAACAGGCATCCCACCCAATCTGCTGCTTTTCTACCTCCTTCAGCTTCATACCCAACACAGCCAGCTTCTTATGTGTATCCACCAAGCACTTATGCTCCTCCTCAAGCTGCCCCTCTGGTGCCAAATAACCCTTACCCACGCCCAGATTCTCACCTTCCTCTGACTGCTCAATACACCGTACCTGCTTACTATGCGACCACAACTGCGTATCCGTATCAAGCAGGTTATCAAGCATATGGTCCACCTCCTGCCACCTACCACTACGCCCAAGCGCCTCCTTTGCAATATGGCTATGCGCAAGCCCAACACTACGTGCCTTCCTCTGATCCCTACTATGCTGCTAATCAGAATGATCCATACCGATTTGATGCTGTGAAAGCTCATTACCAGGAAACTACTTCTGGGAG AGCTGCCTATGGTGTACCACATGAAGCGGCTGCGACGAACCTGCAACTTGTCAGGCACTACGGGTATGCTCCAGGCAGCGAGGGTGCAACCGGAGGAACTACCCCACAACCCAGTGCTTATGGAGCAGCGCCAGCGATCGACTCCTTCCCGGGCGCCCCAGCGACCTCTCAGGCTGTGCCATTGGTACATGCCGCCGCAGCTGCACCAGCTTACCTGTGA